The following coding sequences lie in one Mycobacterium gordonae genomic window:
- a CDS encoding SDR family NAD(P)-dependent oxidoreductase, which translates to MSSPEPHRPVAVVTGASSGIGAATAKRLAAQGFQVVAVARRADRIDALATEIGGTGVVADVTQDADVAALAAGLDRVDVLVNNAGGAKGLAPVADADLEHWRWMWETNVLGTLRVTRALLPKLIESGDGLIVTVTSIAALEIYDGGAGYTAAKHAQGALHRTLRGELLGKPVRLTEIAPGAVETEFSLVRFDGDEQRADAVYAGMTPLVADDIAEVIGFVAARPSHVNLDQIIIRPRDQASATRRFNHLAQN; encoded by the coding sequence ATGAGTTCCCCTGAACCGCACCGACCCGTCGCGGTGGTGACCGGAGCCAGTTCCGGCATCGGTGCAGCCACCGCGAAAAGACTCGCAGCACAGGGCTTTCAAGTCGTTGCCGTGGCACGCCGGGCGGACCGGATCGACGCGCTGGCCACCGAGATCGGGGGCACCGGCGTTGTGGCCGACGTCACACAAGACGCGGATGTCGCCGCGCTGGCCGCCGGATTGGATCGAGTCGACGTGCTGGTTAACAACGCCGGTGGCGCGAAGGGCCTGGCGCCGGTGGCTGACGCCGACCTGGAGCACTGGCGCTGGATGTGGGAAACCAATGTGCTGGGCACCTTGCGGGTGACGCGGGCACTGCTACCCAAACTGATCGAGTCCGGCGACGGCCTGATCGTGACGGTGACTTCGATTGCGGCCCTTGAGATTTACGACGGTGGGGCGGGCTACACCGCGGCGAAGCACGCCCAAGGCGCACTGCACCGCACGCTGCGCGGCGAACTACTGGGAAAGCCGGTGCGCCTCACCGAGATAGCCCCCGGCGCGGTGGAGACCGAATTCTCGCTGGTGCGCTTCGACGGGGATGAACAACGCGCGGACGCGGTCTATGCCGGGATGACACCGCTGGTCGCTGACGATATCGCCGAGGTCATCGGGTTCGTCGCGGCACGGCCCTCGCATGTGAATCTGGACCAGATCATCATCCGGCCCCGCGACCAGGCGTCAGCGACCCGGAGGTTCAACCACCTGGCCCAGAACTAG
- a CDS encoding ROK family transcriptional regulator: protein MHSTTLTHQSHSRTGHDGPLRAYRQVVPPALHLADSAAASVFRAVRLRGPVGRDVIAKVTSLSIATVNRQVIALLDAGLLRERADLAVSGAIGRPRVPVEVNHEPFVTLGIHVGARTTSIVATDLFGRTLDTVETPTPLNAAGPALTSLAHSASRYLQRWHRRRALWVGVAIGGTVDSATGLVDHPRLGWRQAPVGPVLADALGLPVSVASHVDAMAGAELLLGMRRFAPGASTSLYVYARETVGYALVIGGRVHCPASGPGTIAPLPVQSELLGGSGQLESTVSDEGVLAAARRLRIVQGVAPANRSGVSTTAMTDLLRVARAGNEQARELLSERARVLGGAVALLRDMLNPDEVVVGGQAFTEYPEGMTDVEAAFAERSVLAPRDLRVTAFGNRVQEAGAGIVSLDGIYADPLGAMRRSGALGTRLVVTESEAIAK, encoded by the coding sequence GTGCACTCGACTACTCTCACCCACCAATCTCACAGCCGCACGGGGCATGACGGACCGTTGCGGGCCTACCGCCAGGTCGTGCCGCCGGCGCTGCACCTTGCCGACTCGGCGGCGGCATCGGTGTTCCGCGCCGTACGGTTGCGGGGGCCTGTCGGCCGCGACGTCATCGCCAAGGTCACCTCGCTCAGCATCGCCACGGTAAACCGCCAGGTCATCGCGTTGCTCGACGCGGGACTGTTGCGGGAACGAGCCGACCTCGCGGTTTCCGGGGCGATCGGACGCCCGCGGGTTCCGGTCGAGGTCAACCACGAGCCGTTCGTGACACTCGGTATCCACGTCGGCGCGCGTACCACCAGCATCGTGGCCACCGACCTGTTCGGCCGCACCCTCGATACGGTCGAGACCCCGACGCCGCTCAACGCCGCGGGCCCCGCGCTGACGTCGCTGGCCCACAGCGCCAGCCGCTACTTGCAGCGTTGGCACCGGCGCCGGGCGTTGTGGGTCGGAGTGGCGATCGGCGGCACCGTCGACAGCGCGACCGGGCTGGTCGACCATCCCCGGTTGGGCTGGCGGCAGGCGCCGGTCGGGCCGGTACTGGCCGATGCGCTCGGTCTGCCGGTCTCGGTGGCCTCCCACGTGGACGCCATGGCCGGAGCCGAACTGCTGCTGGGCATGCGCAGGTTTGCACCCGGCGCGTCGACCAGCTTGTACGTGTATGCCCGCGAGACCGTGGGCTATGCCCTTGTGATCGGGGGGCGGGTGCACTGCCCGGCCAGCGGTCCGGGCACCATTGCGCCGTTGCCGGTGCAATCGGAGTTGCTGGGCGGCTCCGGGCAGTTGGAATCCACCGTCAGTGACGAGGGCGTCCTGGCGGCCGCTCGTCGGCTCCGGATCGTGCAGGGAGTCGCTCCGGCCAACCGCTCCGGGGTGTCGACGACCGCGATGACCGACCTGCTGCGAGTGGCACGGGCGGGCAATGAGCAGGCCAGGGAGCTGTTGTCGGAGCGGGCGCGGGTGCTCGGTGGGGCCGTCGCTCTCCTGCGCGACATGCTCAATCCCGACGAAGTGGTGGTCGGCGGCCAGGCGTTCACCGAATATCCGGAGGGGATGACGGACGTGGAGGCCGCCTTTGCCGAGCGTTCGGTGCTGGCGCCCCGCGACCTCCGCGTCACCGCCTTCGGTAACCGGGTGCAGGAGGCCGGCGCGGGGATCGTGTCACTTGACGGGATCTACGCCGACCCGTTGGGGGCGATGCGGCGGTCTGGAGCATTGGGTACCCGGCTCGTCGTGACCGAGTCCGAGGCCATCGCCAAGTAG
- the mshA gene encoding D-inositol-3-phosphate glycosyltransferase, whose protein sequence is MRYDDEPRRVALLAVHTSPLAQPGTGDAGGMNVYVLQSALHLAKRGIEVEIFTRATASADPPVVRAAPGVLVRNVVAGPFEGLDKYDLPTQLCAFAAGVLRAEAAHEPGYYDIVHSHYWLSGQVGWLARERWAVPLVHTAHTLAAVKNAALAEGDTAEPPLRTVGEQQVVDEADRLIVNTEDEARQLISLHRADPARIDVVHPGVDLEVFRPGDRAAARAGLGLAPGEPVVAFVGRIQPLKAPDIVLRAAARLPGVRIVVAGGPSGSGLASPDGLARLAEELGIASRVTFLPPQSRTDLAALFHAADLVAVPSYSESFGLVAVEAQACGTPVVAAAVGGLPVAVRDGVTGTLVSGHDVGQWADAIGHLLRVNSGPQGWAMSRAAVKHAAGFSWDNTTDALLGSYRRAIDDFRAGRQRRVRDLVSKRKPRRWSARRGVGA, encoded by the coding sequence GTGCGTTACGACGACGAACCACGCCGGGTAGCCCTGCTCGCGGTGCATACCTCGCCGCTGGCGCAGCCCGGCACCGGAGACGCCGGCGGCATGAATGTCTACGTGCTGCAGAGCGCATTGCATCTGGCCAAGCGCGGCATCGAGGTGGAGATCTTCACCCGGGCCACCGCATCCGCCGATCCGCCGGTGGTGCGGGCCGCGCCTGGCGTGCTGGTGCGCAATGTCGTCGCCGGGCCGTTCGAGGGCTTGGACAAGTACGACCTGCCGACTCAACTGTGTGCCTTCGCCGCGGGCGTGTTGCGCGCCGAGGCCGCGCACGAGCCCGGCTACTACGACATCGTGCACTCTCATTACTGGTTGTCCGGTCAGGTCGGCTGGCTGGCCCGAGAGCGCTGGGCGGTGCCGCTGGTGCACACCGCGCACACGTTGGCCGCGGTGAAGAACGCAGCGCTGGCCGAGGGGGACACTGCCGAGCCGCCGTTGCGCACGGTGGGCGAACAGCAGGTCGTCGACGAGGCGGATCGGCTCATCGTCAACACCGAAGACGAAGCACGACAACTGATTTCGTTGCACCGTGCGGATCCGGCCCGGATCGACGTGGTGCATCCCGGGGTTGACCTGGAAGTCTTTCGGCCGGGTGACCGGGCGGCCGCCCGGGCCGGGCTGGGACTTGCGCCCGGAGAGCCGGTGGTGGCCTTCGTCGGGCGCATCCAACCGCTCAAGGCGCCCGATATCGTGCTGCGGGCGGCAGCGCGCCTGCCGGGCGTGCGCATCGTCGTGGCCGGCGGACCATCCGGCAGCGGCCTGGCGTCACCGGATGGTTTGGCGCGCCTCGCTGAGGAACTCGGCATCGCCTCGCGGGTGACCTTCCTGCCGCCGCAGTCCCGTACAGATCTGGCCGCGTTGTTTCATGCGGCGGATCTGGTTGCCGTGCCGAGTTATTCGGAATCGTTCGGCCTGGTCGCGGTGGAGGCGCAGGCGTGCGGCACGCCGGTGGTGGCGGCCGCGGTGGGTGGGCTGCCGGTGGCCGTGCGCGACGGCGTCACGGGCACGCTGGTGTCGGGGCATGACGTCGGGCAGTGGGCCGACGCCATAGGTCACCTGCTGCGCGTCAATTCCGGACCCCAGGGCTGGGCGATGAGCCGGGCCGCGGTCAAGCATGCCGCCGGCTTTTCCTGGGACAACACCACGGACGCGCTGCTGGGCAGCTATCGGCGCGCGATCGACGACTTCCGCGCTGGACGTCAGCGCCGGGTACGCGATCTCGTCTCCAAGCGCAAGCCGAGGCGCTGGTCGGCCCGGCGGGGGGTGGGCGCATGA
- a CDS encoding type III secretion system chaperone family protein, with translation MSVEQVIEDALRASELIYSKHSGAHGGLAGIIVELPGERKLKTNTILSIGEHSVRVEAFVCRKPDENHEGVYRFLLKRNRRLYGVAYTLDKVGDIYLIGRMSLASVDADELDRVLGQVLEAVDSDFNTLLELGFRSSIQKEWEWRVSRGESLKNLEAFAHLIDEDDETA, from the coding sequence ATGAGTGTGGAACAGGTGATCGAGGACGCGCTGCGGGCCAGCGAGCTCATTTACTCCAAACACTCCGGCGCGCACGGCGGGTTGGCGGGGATCATCGTTGAGCTGCCGGGGGAGCGCAAACTCAAGACGAACACGATTCTGAGCATCGGCGAGCATTCCGTGCGGGTCGAGGCGTTCGTGTGCCGCAAACCCGACGAAAACCACGAGGGCGTGTACCGGTTTCTGCTCAAGCGCAACCGTCGCCTGTACGGGGTCGCCTACACCTTGGACAAGGTCGGCGATATCTACCTCATCGGCCGGATGTCGCTGGCCTCGGTTGACGCCGACGAGCTCGACCGGGTGCTGGGTCAGGTGCTCGAGGCGGTGGATTCGGACTTCAATACGTTGCTGGAGTTGGGTTTTCGCTCTTCCATTCAAAAGGAATGGGAGTGGCGGGTATCGCGGGGTGAGTCGCTGAAGAACTTGGAGGCGTTCGCGCACCTGATCGACGAAGACGACGAGACCGCGTGA
- a CDS encoding phosphoglyceromutase codes for MGDTATLVLLRHGESEWNALNLFTGWVDVGLTEKGRTEAVRGGELLVEQDLLPDVLYTSLLRRAISTAHLALDAADRLWIPVHRSWRLNERHYGALQGLDKAETKERYGEDQFMAWRRSYDTPPPPIEKGSKFSQDADPRYANINGGPLTECLADVVARFLPYYTDVIVPDLRTGKTVLIVAHGNSLRALVKHLDQMSDEDVVGLNIPTGIPLRYDLDAQLRPKVPGGTYLDPEAAAAGAAAVASQGAAKG; via the coding sequence ATGGGAGACACTGCCACGCTGGTGCTGCTTCGCCATGGCGAGAGCGAATGGAACGCCCTCAATCTTTTCACCGGCTGGGTCGACGTCGGACTGACCGAGAAAGGGCGCACCGAGGCGGTGCGCGGCGGCGAGCTGTTGGTCGAGCAGGACCTGCTGCCCGACGTGCTCTACACCTCGTTGCTCCGCCGCGCCATCAGTACCGCGCATCTGGCCTTGGATGCCGCCGACCGATTGTGGATCCCGGTTCATCGCAGTTGGCGACTCAACGAGCGCCATTACGGCGCGCTGCAGGGCCTGGACAAGGCGGAGACGAAAGAGCGCTATGGCGAAGATCAGTTCATGGCCTGGCGGCGCAGCTACGACACGCCGCCACCGCCCATCGAGAAGGGCAGCAAGTTCAGTCAGGACGCCGACCCTCGCTACGCGAACATCAACGGCGGGCCGCTCACCGAATGCCTGGCCGACGTGGTGGCGCGCTTCCTGCCGTACTACACCGACGTCATCGTTCCGGACCTGCGCACCGGAAAGACGGTACTGATCGTCGCGCACGGCAACTCGCTACGGGCGCTGGTCAAGCATCTGGACCAGATGTCCGACGAGGACGTCGTGGGCCTGAACATTCCCACCGGTATTCCGTTGCGCTACGACCTGGACGCGCAGCTGCGCCCGAAGGTGCCAGGTGGTACCTATCTGGACCCGGAGGCGGCTGCCGCGGGTGCCGCGGCCGTGGCCAGCCAGGGCGCGGCGAAAGGCTGA
- a CDS encoding sensor histidine kinase: MTVFSALLLAGVLSGLALAVGIVVGARLSRQAGQHRHGAATDGTGITVAQMLQRIVALMPMGAAVVDTHRDVVYLNDRAKELGLVRDRQLDDAAWKAAQQALGGDDVEFDLAPVKRAGGRSGLSVHGHARLLSEEDRRFAVVFVHDQSDYARMEATRRDFVANVSHELKTPVGAMTLLAEALLASADDTETVRRFAEKVLIEANRLGDMVAELIELSRLQGAERLSNVTDVDVDTVVSEAISRHKVAAENADIEIRTDAPSGLRVLGDQTLLVTALANLVSNAIAYSPRGSLVSISRRRRGDNIEVAVTDRGIGIALEDQERVFERFFRGDKARSRATGGSGLGLAIVKHVAANHGGSIGVWSKPGTGSTFTLSIPAFGGDGAPDDINQEPEQLLGREVRPRPQREEELSR; encoded by the coding sequence GTGACTGTGTTCTCGGCACTGTTGCTGGCCGGGGTTCTGTCCGGACTGGCACTGGCCGTAGGCATCGTGGTGGGCGCCCGGCTGTCGAGGCAGGCAGGGCAACACCGCCACGGCGCCGCCACCGACGGGACGGGTATCACCGTCGCCCAGATGCTGCAACGCATCGTCGCCCTGATGCCGATGGGTGCCGCAGTGGTGGATACTCACCGCGATGTCGTCTATCTCAACGATCGTGCCAAGGAACTCGGTTTGGTGCGCGACCGGCAGCTTGACGACGCTGCCTGGAAGGCCGCGCAGCAGGCCCTAGGTGGTGACGATGTCGAGTTCGACCTCGCGCCGGTCAAGCGGGCGGGCGGCAGGTCCGGACTGTCGGTACACGGGCACGCCCGGCTGCTGAGCGAGGAAGACCGCCGATTCGCCGTGGTGTTCGTCCACGATCAGTCCGACTACGCGCGCATGGAGGCGACCAGGCGCGATTTCGTGGCCAATGTCAGCCACGAACTCAAGACGCCGGTCGGCGCCATGACCCTGCTCGCCGAGGCACTGCTCGCCTCCGCCGATGACACCGAGACGGTCCGGCGCTTCGCCGAGAAAGTCCTGATCGAGGCCAACCGGTTGGGTGACATGGTGGCCGAGCTGATCGAGCTGTCGCGCCTGCAGGGCGCCGAGCGGTTGTCCAACGTGACCGATGTCGACGTCGACACCGTGGTGTCGGAAGCGATTTCACGCCACAAGGTGGCGGCGGAGAACGCCGACATCGAGATCCGTACCGATGCGCCCAGCGGTCTGCGGGTGCTGGGCGACCAGACCCTGCTGGTGACCGCGTTGGCCAACCTGGTGTCCAACGCGATCGCCTACTCCCCGCGCGGATCCCTGGTGTCGATCAGCCGGCGCCGGCGCGGCGACAATATCGAGGTGGCGGTCACCGACCGGGGCATCGGAATCGCGCTGGAGGACCAGGAGCGGGTTTTCGAGCGATTCTTCCGCGGTGACAAGGCGCGGTCGCGCGCCACCGGGGGCAGTGGGCTGGGGCTGGCCATCGTCAAGCACGTCGCGGCCAACCACGGCGGCAGTATCGGCGTGTGGAGCAAACCGGGGACCGGATCGACGTTCACGCTGTCCATTCCGGCGTTCGGCGGGGATGGTGCGCCGGACGACATCAATCAAGAACCTGAGCAGTTGCTGGGTCGTGAGGTCAGGCCCAGGCCACAACGAGAGGAAGAACTGAGTCGCTGA
- the regX gene encoding two-component sensory transduction protein RegX, with product MTSVLIVEDEESLADPLAFLLRKEGFEATVVTDGPSALAEFDRSGADIVLLDLMLPGMSGTDVCKQLRARSGVPVIMVTARDSEIDKVVGLELGADDYVTKPYSARELIARIRAVLRRGGDDDSEISDGVLESGPVRMDVERHVVSVNGDAITLPLKEFDLLEYLMRNSGRVLTRGQLIDRVWGADYVGDTKTLDVHVKRLRSKIEADPANPVHLVTVRGLGYKLEG from the coding sequence ATGACTAGCGTGCTGATTGTCGAGGACGAGGAGTCGCTGGCCGATCCGCTGGCGTTTCTCCTGCGCAAAGAGGGCTTCGAGGCCACGGTGGTCACCGACGGCCCCTCGGCGCTGGCGGAGTTCGATCGGTCTGGGGCCGACATCGTGCTCCTGGACCTGATGCTGCCCGGCATGTCGGGAACCGACGTGTGCAAGCAGCTGCGTGCGCGCTCCGGTGTGCCGGTGATCATGGTGACCGCCCGGGACAGCGAGATCGACAAGGTGGTCGGTCTGGAGTTGGGCGCCGACGACTACGTGACCAAGCCGTATTCGGCACGCGAACTGATCGCCCGCATTCGGGCGGTGTTGCGCCGCGGCGGCGACGACGATTCCGAGATCAGTGACGGAGTCCTCGAGTCGGGTCCGGTCCGGATGGACGTCGAACGGCATGTCGTCTCGGTGAACGGCGACGCCATCACGTTGCCGCTCAAGGAGTTCGACCTGCTGGAATATCTGATGCGCAACAGCGGGCGGGTGCTGACCCGGGGACAGCTGATCGATCGGGTCTGGGGTGCGGATTACGTCGGGGACACCAAGACGCTCGACGTCCACGTCAAGCGCCTGCGTTCGAAGATCGAGGCAGATCCGGCCAATCCGGTACACCTGGTGACGGTCCGCGGGCTGGGCTACAAGCTGGAGGGTTAG
- a CDS encoding GMC family oxidoreductase N-terminal domain-containing protein: MSRLADRVGRSSIASFGTALLPPEHGGPTAAEFAQRVDRYLKRMPPTSRMAVRAGLASLAAASYLTTGRSLARLEPGERERLLHRIAALNADAGAAVEGMKVIGLLANGADTYAAELLSRAQDATVVRPDAALELTRSADSASVVTTDVVIVGSGAGGAMAARTLARAGLGTVVLEEGRRWTVEEFRTTHPIDRYAGLYRGAGTTIALGRPAVVLPMGRAVGGTTVVNSGTCFRPPDAVQRHWRDEFGLGFADPDRLRVHLDEVERTLRVAPVPLDVMGRNGNLLLDAAGALGWQAAPIPRNAPGCEGCCQCAIGCPHNAKFGVHLNVLPQACAAGARIISEARAERVLVESGRARGVRARRPDGTAIDILAATVIVAAGATETPMLLRRSGIGQHPRMGRNLALHPASVLAGRFDDDVYAWRGVLQSAAVHEFHESDGVLIEATSTPPGMGSMVYPGYGAELLRWLDQAPQVATFGAMVADQGVGSVHSVRGETVVRYDIAPADIAKLRVALAAIGKLLFAAGAVEVLTGLPGAPTVKSQTELRDLLARTNPRSLHLAAFHPTGTAAAGSDEQVCPVDSTGRLRGVNGVWVADASILPSCPEVNPQVSIMALALAVADEVVAAG, encoded by the coding sequence ATGAGCCGGCTGGCCGATCGCGTCGGCCGGTCCTCGATAGCCTCCTTCGGCACCGCGCTCCTGCCGCCGGAGCACGGCGGGCCTACCGCGGCAGAGTTCGCCCAACGCGTCGACCGATATCTGAAGCGAATGCCGCCCACATCACGAATGGCGGTGCGCGCCGGCCTGGCCTCCCTGGCGGCGGCGAGCTACCTCACCACCGGCCGGTCGCTAGCGCGACTCGAGCCCGGCGAACGCGAACGGTTACTGCACCGCATCGCGGCGCTCAACGCCGATGCCGGTGCCGCGGTCGAAGGCATGAAGGTGATCGGATTGTTGGCCAATGGCGCCGATACCTATGCAGCCGAACTGCTTTCGCGCGCCCAGGACGCCACCGTGGTACGCCCGGATGCGGCGCTGGAGCTCACCCGCTCAGCCGACAGCGCCTCTGTCGTCACCACCGATGTGGTGATCGTCGGATCCGGTGCCGGCGGCGCGATGGCGGCCCGCACCCTGGCCCGGGCCGGTCTCGGGACCGTCGTACTGGAGGAGGGACGTCGCTGGACGGTCGAGGAGTTCCGCACCACTCACCCGATCGACCGCTACGCCGGTCTGTACCGGGGCGCCGGGACCACGATCGCCCTTGGTCGCCCCGCGGTGGTGCTGCCGATGGGCCGAGCGGTCGGAGGCACCACGGTAGTGAATTCGGGCACTTGTTTTCGCCCGCCGGATGCCGTGCAGCGGCACTGGCGCGACGAGTTCGGTCTAGGGTTCGCCGACCCGGACCGGCTGCGAGTGCACCTCGACGAGGTTGAGCGCACCCTGCGGGTCGCACCGGTGCCACTGGACGTGATGGGCCGCAACGGAAACCTTCTGTTGGACGCCGCCGGCGCACTGGGCTGGCAAGCGGCGCCCATCCCCCGCAACGCACCGGGCTGCGAAGGCTGCTGCCAGTGCGCTATCGGCTGTCCGCACAACGCGAAATTCGGGGTGCACCTCAACGTGCTGCCGCAGGCCTGCGCGGCCGGGGCGCGCATCATCTCCGAAGCGCGCGCCGAACGGGTGCTGGTCGAGAGCGGTCGGGCCCGCGGTGTGCGCGCCCGCCGGCCCGACGGCACCGCGATCGATATCCTCGCCGCTACCGTGATCGTCGCAGCGGGTGCGACGGAGACACCAATGCTGTTGCGTCGCAGTGGCATTGGACAACATCCGCGGATGGGTCGCAACCTCGCGCTGCATCCGGCCTCGGTCCTGGCCGGGCGCTTCGACGACGACGTCTATGCCTGGCGCGGTGTGCTGCAGAGCGCGGCCGTCCACGAATTCCATGAGTCCGACGGCGTGCTGATCGAGGCGACGTCCACCCCGCCCGGCATGGGGTCGATGGTGTACCCGGGTTACGGCGCGGAGCTGTTGCGCTGGCTCGACCAGGCACCCCAGGTCGCGACGTTCGGCGCGATGGTGGCCGACCAAGGTGTCGGTTCGGTGCATTCGGTGCGCGGCGAGACGGTGGTGCGCTACGACATCGCGCCGGCCGACATCGCCAAATTGCGGGTGGCTCTGGCGGCCATCGGCAAGCTATTGTTCGCTGCCGGCGCGGTCGAGGTGCTCACCGGCCTGCCCGGTGCGCCGACGGTGAAATCGCAGACCGAGCTGCGGGACCTGCTCGCCCGCACCAACCCGCGCAGCCTGCACCTGGCCGCGTTCCATCCGACGGGGACCGCGGCCGCCGGATCCGACGAGCAGGTCTGCCCGGTCGATTCGACCGGCCGGCTGCGCGGCGTGAACGGCGTGTGGGTTGCCGACGCTTCGATCCTGCCCAGCTGCCCAGAGGTGAACCCGCAGGTCTCGATCATGGCGCTGGCGCTGGCGGTGGCCGACGAGGTGGTCGCGGCGGGCTAA
- a CDS encoding FadR/GntR family transcriptional regulator produces the protein MNQSISIPPPDRRRVDEQIAASIADAILDGVFPPGSTLPPERELADQLGVNRTSLRQGLARLQQMGLIDVRQGSGTVVRDPAGLTHPAVVEALVRKLGPEFLIELLEVRAALGPVIGRLAAQRGTPEDHRALAAAVAEVRAAETAAARQAADLAYFHVLIHSTRNRALGLLYRWVEDAFGGREHELTRAYDDPEPVVADLQAITDAATARDATGAAAAVEAYLHASARRMVMAYRGS, from the coding sequence ATGAACCAATCAATTTCGATTCCGCCGCCAGATCGCCGACGCGTCGACGAGCAGATCGCCGCGTCGATCGCCGACGCCATCCTCGATGGCGTGTTCCCGCCCGGATCGACGCTGCCGCCCGAGCGAGAACTCGCCGATCAGCTCGGTGTGAACAGGACTTCGTTGCGCCAGGGACTGGCCCGCCTGCAGCAGATGGGGCTGATCGATGTCCGGCAGGGCAGCGGCACCGTGGTGCGCGATCCCGCGGGTCTCACCCATCCGGCGGTGGTGGAAGCCCTCGTGCGCAAGTTGGGTCCGGAGTTTCTGATCGAGCTACTCGAAGTCCGGGCGGCACTGGGTCCGGTGATCGGGCGGCTGGCCGCACAGCGCGGTACGCCCGAGGACCACCGGGCGTTGGCCGCAGCCGTGGCCGAGGTGCGGGCCGCAGAGACGGCGGCTGCGCGACAGGCCGCTGACCTCGCCTACTTCCACGTGCTCATCCACAGCACCCGCAATCGGGCGTTAGGTTTGCTGTACCGCTGGGTCGAGGACGCGTTCGGGGGTCGCGAACACGAACTCACCCGTGCTTACGACGACCCCGAGCCCGTGGTGGCAGACCTGCAGGCGATCACCGACGCGGCTACCGCCCGCGACGCGACCGGCGCCGCTGCAGCTGTGGAGGCATACCTGCACGCCAGCGCCCGGCGGATGGTGATGGCCTACCGGGGTTCCTGA